A window of the Thalassoglobus sp. JC818 genome harbors these coding sequences:
- the proC gene encoding pyrroline-5-carboxylate reductase: MNQKRIGLIGAGKMATALAAGWIRSGLAQPETMLASDPYEAARKSFTEQTEIPTTDSNREVLESSEVVLLAVKPQVLSGLLEELADSSTSEHLFVSIIAGARLERFEATLPKSRHIRVMPNTPCLVGEGASGYAAGSTATKEDLKLVEELLSTVGIALPVAEHLLDAVTGLSGSGPAYVFEIIEALSDGGVLAGLPRATATQLAAQTLLGAAKMVLESGQHPGQLKDAVTSPGGTTISGLHQLEQGCLRGTLMNAVEAATKRSQELGKT; the protein is encoded by the coding sequence ATGAATCAGAAGCGAATCGGATTAATTGGTGCGGGGAAGATGGCGACGGCGCTTGCGGCCGGATGGATTCGTTCCGGGTTGGCTCAGCCTGAGACGATGCTCGCCAGTGACCCTTACGAAGCTGCCCGGAAGTCGTTCACGGAACAGACGGAAATCCCGACGACCGACAGTAATCGTGAGGTGCTTGAGTCCTCGGAGGTCGTTCTGTTGGCGGTGAAACCTCAGGTTCTGTCAGGGCTTTTGGAAGAGCTTGCCGATTCGTCCACGTCGGAACATCTCTTCGTTTCCATCATTGCCGGAGCGCGGCTGGAGCGTTTTGAAGCGACGCTGCCAAAGAGTCGACACATTCGAGTGATGCCGAACACGCCCTGTCTCGTTGGGGAAGGTGCTTCGGGATATGCCGCCGGTTCTACGGCCACCAAAGAAGACTTAAAGCTTGTGGAAGAACTGCTTTCTACGGTTGGAATTGCACTGCCGGTCGCTGAGCACTTGCTCGATGCGGTGACCGGATTGTCAGGCAGCGGGCCTGCCTATGTTTTTGAAATCATCGAGGCACTCAGCGACGGAGGAGTTCTCGCTGGTTTACCGCGTGCGACCGCGACGCAACTGGCAGCACAAACATTGCTGGGGGCTGCGAAAATGGTCCTGGAAAGTGGTCAGCATCCGGGTCAGTTGAAAGATGCGGTGACCAGTCCCGGTGGAACGACAATTTCGGGGCTGCATCAACTCGAACAAGGATGTTTGCGAGGGACACTGATGAATGCCGTCGAGGCAGCGACCAAACGCTCACAGGAGTTGGGAAAAACATAG
- a CDS encoding DUF1559 domain-containing protein, with protein sequence MNRTIPRRPIPILTHNRFGISMVEVLVSIAIVGILFAISVQAVQSARAVARKSQCANNLRQIGIALTGAAEQDGLFPTDRYCFVKLMPFLDMQEAYDAHRNMTLRPPLNVPWMECPEEGNHAPGIAQPSYMVNDGSRFRRKPPGHSSDNQQNGFRSANREGTRPSEFSDGLSNTAAFSERIHTPQVLYVADSPVAPQHYLWYTEQRFLEPGTESQAIEQCRSHRTSPDPVSDSLHKVGLELNDPGYDHFLPPNQIGCYNGPNDFEFQAWHSLIPPTSHHAGGVNVLFADGAVHFIHSGISTDPWHAMGSRDANDLVTF encoded by the coding sequence ATGAACCGAACCATCCCTCGTCGACCGATTCCGATCCTCACTCACAACCGGTTCGGAATTTCGATGGTTGAAGTTCTCGTTTCGATCGCGATTGTCGGAATTCTATTCGCCATTTCGGTTCAGGCGGTTCAATCCGCTCGGGCTGTGGCCCGGAAGTCGCAGTGCGCAAACAATCTTCGCCAGATCGGAATCGCACTGACGGGTGCTGCTGAACAGGATGGATTGTTTCCGACAGATCGTTACTGTTTTGTGAAGCTGATGCCCTTCCTCGACATGCAGGAGGCCTATGACGCTCATCGCAACATGACACTCAGGCCTCCGCTTAATGTGCCCTGGATGGAGTGCCCAGAAGAAGGAAATCACGCTCCAGGAATTGCACAGCCCAGCTACATGGTCAATGACGGAAGTCGATTTCGGCGAAAGCCACCGGGACATTCCTCGGACAATCAACAAAACGGGTTTCGCTCTGCAAATCGAGAAGGGACCCGTCCGAGTGAATTCAGCGACGGACTTTCGAACACCGCTGCATTCTCCGAACGTATCCACACCCCCCAGGTCCTTTACGTCGCCGATTCTCCGGTCGCTCCGCAGCATTACCTGTGGTACACCGAGCAGCGATTCCTCGAACCCGGAACAGAATCCCAGGCCATTGAGCAGTGTCGATCACATCGGACATCTCCGGATCCGGTCTCGGATTCTTTGCACAAAGTGGGCCTTGAACTGAATGACCCGGGCTATGACCATTTCCTCCCCCCGAATCAAATCGGCTGCTACAACGGCCCGAACGATTTCGAATTCCAGGCCTGGCACTCTCTGATTCCCCCGACAAGCCATCATGCAGGCGGAGTCAATGTGCTGTTCGCTGACGGGGCGGTCCACTTTATTCACTCGGGAATCTCCACTGACCCGTGGCACGCAATGGGAAGCAGGGATGCCAATGACCTCGTCACGTTCTAA
- the nadB gene encoding L-aspartate oxidase, which yields MPDLSYTPRQRYLVRFDPKRIPHMFVDVLVIGTGIAGVRAALEIDPRLRVVMVTKDVVSASNSSWAQGGIAGVLDPSDELSNHVEDTIKAGAGLCDPEVVREIVEEAPERIRELVSFGAQFDRKDGSIALTTEGGHSHPRVAHALGDATGKEVMRALIDTVRGAGWTEIWEKTFSIDLLTHEGSCRGALVWNPHHGKTFVWAKQTILATGGAGRLYRETTNPDIATADGHAIAYRAGAELRDMEMMQFHPTVLYIAGSSRHLITEAARGEGGYLVDVNGDRFMGNYDERMELAPRDVVSRAITDQMELTRHPCVYLDLTHLPKEKINERFPNILEMCREFGLDLTHDRIPVRPGAHYMIGGLTVDLTGATTLPGLWAAGEATSSGLHGANRLASNSLLEGLYYGIHAGRGASEAALKIPDSFSAPPVSSPGPKVIEEQDLLNLTDLRNSLGSIMWRNVGIRRDEEGLKAAAEQVEFWDRYVSLREFQTVEGWELQNMLLVGRLMIESARARTESRGVHFRSDFPETDSSWERHVTIGEPSGAE from the coding sequence ATGCCTGACTTGAGCTATACTCCGCGTCAACGGTATCTCGTGCGGTTCGACCCGAAACGGATCCCGCATATGTTCGTCGACGTCCTGGTCATCGGAACAGGCATTGCCGGAGTTCGTGCTGCGCTGGAAATTGATCCGCGTTTGCGCGTGGTGATGGTGACCAAAGATGTGGTGTCTGCATCGAACAGTTCTTGGGCTCAGGGAGGGATTGCTGGAGTTCTGGACCCTTCAGACGAATTGAGCAATCACGTCGAGGACACGATTAAAGCAGGGGCGGGTTTATGCGATCCCGAAGTCGTGCGGGAAATTGTCGAAGAAGCTCCTGAGCGCATTCGAGAGCTTGTCTCGTTCGGAGCGCAATTCGATCGGAAAGATGGTTCAATCGCGCTCACGACTGAAGGGGGCCACAGTCATCCGCGAGTCGCTCATGCTCTGGGTGACGCCACTGGCAAAGAGGTGATGCGGGCTCTCATTGATACCGTTCGCGGTGCGGGATGGACGGAGATCTGGGAGAAGACCTTCTCGATCGACCTATTGACTCACGAGGGGAGTTGTCGCGGGGCGCTGGTCTGGAATCCTCATCACGGAAAGACCTTCGTCTGGGCGAAGCAAACGATTCTTGCGACGGGTGGAGCAGGGCGTTTGTATCGGGAAACGACCAACCCGGATATCGCGACGGCTGACGGACACGCAATCGCCTACCGGGCGGGGGCGGAGCTGCGAGATATGGAGATGATGCAATTTCATCCCACGGTGCTTTACATCGCCGGAAGTTCACGTCACTTGATCACCGAAGCGGCTCGAGGGGAAGGGGGATATCTGGTCGATGTGAATGGTGATCGGTTTATGGGGAATTACGACGAGCGTATGGAACTCGCTCCGCGTGATGTCGTCAGCCGGGCAATTACAGATCAGATGGAACTGACTCGGCATCCGTGCGTTTACCTCGATTTGACACACCTTCCGAAAGAAAAGATCAACGAACGTTTCCCGAACATTCTGGAGATGTGCCGCGAGTTCGGTCTCGATCTGACACACGACCGAATCCCCGTCCGACCGGGAGCCCATTACATGATCGGCGGATTGACGGTCGACTTAACCGGGGCCACCACGCTGCCCGGATTGTGGGCTGCCGGTGAAGCAACATCCAGCGGACTTCATGGGGCCAATCGACTTGCCTCCAACAGCTTGCTGGAAGGTCTGTACTACGGAATTCACGCTGGTCGAGGGGCCTCGGAAGCAGCCCTGAAAATCCCGGACAGCTTTTCGGCTCCTCCAGTTTCGTCACCGGGGCCAAAGGTGATCGAAGAACAGGATTTGCTCAACCTCACCGACTTACGCAACTCTCTCGGCTCGATCATGTGGCGAAATGTTGGAATTCGCCGCGATGAAGAAGGACTGAAAGCAGCTGCGGAGCAGGTCGAGTTTTGGGACCGCTACGTCTCGCTGCGAGAGTTTCAAACCGTCGAAGGTTGGGAACTGCAGAACATGCTGTTGGTCGGCCGACTGATGATCGAGTCAGCCCGGGCTCGCACCGAAAGCCGTGGTGTGCACTTTCGGAGCGATTTTCCGGAGACCGATTCCTCTTGGGAGAGGCATGTCACCATCGGTGAGCCGTCCGGGGCTGAGTGA
- the rpsL gene encoding 30S ribosomal protein S12, with protein MPTINQLVRKPRRKQTSKSKTPLLEGCPQKRGVCLQVRTMTPKKPNSALRKIARVRLSNGKELTAYIPGEGHNLQEHSIVLVRGGRVRDLPGVRYKVIRGVLDTLGVDGRRQARSRYGAKRPK; from the coding sequence ATGCCTACGATTAACCAGCTCGTTCGAAAACCTCGCAGAAAGCAGACGTCCAAGTCGAAGACTCCACTGCTTGAGGGATGCCCGCAAAAGCGTGGTGTCTGTCTGCAAGTGCGAACCATGACTCCTAAGAAGCCGAACTCGGCTCTGCGGAAGATTGCCCGTGTTCGCCTGTCGAACGGAAAAGAGCTGACCGCCTACATTCCCGGCGAAGGTCACAATCTGCAGGAACACTCCATCGTGCTCGTCCGTGGCGGTCGTGTTCGCGACTTGCCGGGGGTTCGATACAAAGTCATTCGCGGTGTGCTCGATACCCTGGGTGTCGACGGACGTCGCCAGGCACGCAGCCGCTACGGGGCAAAGCGTCCTAAATAG